In the genome of Oncorhynchus mykiss isolate Arlee chromosome 18, USDA_OmykA_1.1, whole genome shotgun sequence, one region contains:
- the zgc:92027 gene encoding grancalcin: protein MAYPGYGGYGGPMQGMQPQGMPMQGGPMGGPPQAGYPQNGGGYPGTFAAPPQQPVNDPMWGYFTTIAGQDGEIDAEELQRCLTQTGISGTYTPFSLETCRIMIAMLDRDMTGKLGFNEFKELFAALSGWKQNFMMFDQDRSGTVEPHEMTQSISAMGYRISPQALNAVIKRYSKAGRIYFDDYVACAVKLRALTESFRRRDQMQQGAVNFQYDDFILCTMAI from the exons ATGGCTTATCCAGGATATGGTGGG TATGGAGGACCAATGCAAGGCATGCAACCCCAGGGTATGCCCATGCAGGGTGGACCCATGGGAGGCCCACCCCAGGCAGGCTACCCCCAGAATGGTGGAGGCTACCCTGGTACCTTTGCTGCTCCTCCTCAGCAGCCTGTTAATGACCCCATGTGGGGGTACTTTACTACCATAGCAGGACAG GATGGGGAGATTGATGCAGAGGAGCTTCAGAGGTGTCTTACACAGACTGGTATCAGTGGCACCTATACTC CCTTCAGTTTGGAGACATGTAGAATCATGATCGCAATGCTGGAT AGAGACATGACCGGAAAGCTGGGCTTCAATGAGTTCAAGGAGCTGTTTGCTGCCTTGAGTGGCTGGAAGCAGAACTTCATGATGTTTGACCAGGATCGGAGTGGCACGGTGGAACCCCATGAGATGACCCAGTCCATCTCCGCTATGG GCTACAGGATCAGCCCGCAAGCTCTGAACGCTGTCATCAAACGCTACAGCAAGGCTGGCCGGATCTACTTTGACGACTATGTGGCATGTGCTGTGAAGCTTCGCGCCCTCACAG AGAGCTTCAGGAGGAGAGATCAGATGCAGCAGGGGGCTGTCAACTTCCAATACGATGAC TTTATCCTGTGTACAATGGCCATCTGA